GCCCACCGCCATGGCTCCCACGATGAGGATGGCGTTGTCGAGCACCACGCCGCAGGCGGCGATCATCGTCGCGATGGTCAGGAGGGCCACGTAGGTGACGGAGAGCGTGGACTCCTCCTGGGTGGCTTCCGTCATCTGGTCCCACAGCACCGCGTCCGCGCCCTCGCCGGGCGCCTCCTCCTCCGCGCGGTCCGCCCGTTTCGAGAGGGTGAGGTCGGTCTGCTCCACGGCGATGGAGCCGTCCTCGCCGATGCCGAGGGCCTGGAGCCGGCCGATCAGCTCGTCGCCGGCCTCCCGCGCCACGTCGCACAGGACGACATCCCCCCTGGGGATGCGGGCGGCGCCCGTCAGGACGGCGAGGTGGGCGGTCCCGACGGTCTCCTCGACGGCCCTGACCACGTCCTCGGTGCGGTCGGGCGGTGTGATCATGCGCAGATGCAGCATGGGCGCAGAGTAGCGGCCGTCCTGGCCCGTGCCGGGGCTGGGCCCAGCCCCGGCACGGGCCCGCTCAGAGCTTGCGCAGGCTCAGGCGCTGGGCTTTGTGGTCGGGGCCCTTCCTGAGGATCAGGGTGGCGCGGCCCCGGGTCGGGGCGATGTTCTCCAGGAGGTTGGGGCGGTTGATGGTGCGCCAGGTGGTGCGGGCGTAGTCCATCGCCTCCTCCTCGCCGACGCGGGTGTACTTCCGGAAGTACGACGACGGGTCCTGGAAGGCGGTCTGCCGCAGCTTCCGGAACCGCTGGAGGTACCAGTGCTCGATGTCCTCCGTGCGCGCGTCGACGTACACGCTGAAGTCGAAGTAGTCCGCGAGCGCCACCCGCGTGCGGCCGTCCTCGCCCGGCAAGGCCGGTTGGAGGACGTTCAGGCCCTCCACGATCAGTATGTCCGGGCGCCGGACGGTGAGCAGCTCGTCCGGCACGATGTCGTAGATGAGGTGCGAGTAGACGGGCGCGGTCACCTCGTCCTTGCCCGCCTTGATGTCCGCCACGAACCGGGTCAGCGCCCTGCGGTCGTATGACTCGGGGAAACCTTTCCTCGACATCAGGCCGCGGGCCGTGAGCTCCTTCATGGGCAGCAGGAAGCCGTCGGTGGTGACCAGCTCGACCCGCGGGTGCTCGGGCCAGCGCGCCAGCAGGGCCTGGAGCAGGCGCGCGACGGTGGA
The nucleotide sequence above comes from Streptomyces sp. TS71-3. Encoded proteins:
- the coaA gene encoding type I pantothenate kinase; protein product: MTAPLHPAPRTPHRPRPEATPYVDLTRTEWSALRDKTPLPLTATEVEKLRGLGDVIDLDEVRDVYLPLSRLLNLYVGATHGLRGALNTFLGARGSQSGTPFVIGVAGSVAVGKSTVARLLQALLARWPEHPRVELVTTDGFLLPMKELTARGLMSRKGFPESYDRRALTRFVADIKAGKDEVTAPVYSHLIYDIVPDELLTVRRPDILIVEGLNVLQPALPGEDGRTRVALADYFDFSVYVDARTEDIEHWYLQRFRKLRQTAFQDPSSYFRKYTRVGEEEAMDYARTTWRTINRPNLLENIAPTRGRATLILRKGPDHKAQRLSLRKL